Proteins encoded by one window of Halorussus vallis:
- a CDS encoding Eco57I restriction-modification methylase domain-containing protein: MTLQQITASDIAGWDSLQDIANSFEKRGLKPRPKLGGDNELVVQLDDDEFIVIVNAGPGETATDFKPENRSRHTNLVATNDFEIFTFITRVRSWEGQQHGRIKHQKISFSKEQFTRDSGEKNTILQKLNSIEYGSSAAIYDTLYDTQQVVKEFYEQFEELRTDLIQEVTGIPDDRGDAKQRYVQVILDRMIFLYFIQEKRLLDRDPNYLHEQPNEVVDEGCDHYEEFYEPLFFEYLAEDKQNPDFGSLPYLNGGLFARNPVEEEFEDAKLGVSAEETNGLFDDILDFLSDWNWNVDERLDIVDPKNLSPAILGHIFEQTVNQKEMGAYYTPEEITGFMARRTIHPYLLDQLNEAVDADYDEIDNVFGFPVPEADTSTEAVADGGTITQQVPTENVQTSHVETLYHDILKEAHILDPAVGSGAFLLAAQEVLMDLYMQCIEYFQRLEAEGKGWELESRSREELERIEEGHGGVSLFAKRSIILHNLYGVDIGDGAVEICKLRLWLSMVADIEDEPNEVEPLPNIDFNIRQGNSLIGFTELQEVAREDAGDASLSNWGVGTAVKDLYEDVIREQDRHRAADSAREAQNARKMAERKIDTHSEELNEKIRDQFNELVDEDISLEELEESSPFHWVLEFATVYREGGFDVIIGNPPWDELKPYRTDFFPKYDTEFRSRPPGEKDKKVEELLENPEIAAEWEKFQRDKERQATYINQSGEYEYQTPSVEGQQVARTNDLSLLFFERVYDIVRDGGYVSQLLPGPFFNAAAGKDLRVHALEESEIQSIIGFENRGIFSDIDTRYNFGIVTLRTEGSTDTVHGIFHQTSVDVLRSIDDVALEIPARILKEYSPGARIFPNIEDQQEISVLDKILQTPPLATEIEGAWRTVLYKELDRGRDRDRFIEDESKGDYPVYQGKNIHQFCYESTYVDDLKPISLWSVDEDNEELSAKRRVREKNFRARDDAISLKKAIYNKFADDPEFRHLPASSQKRFVNRLLTEEFDRPELSLEDIRLHSSEYRLVLREVARATDERTLIAAVIPPGGVVVHTLYTVRPFEANPSKDDLSEFPMHSAYDRVFTEKELFVALGLINSIPFDFLMRTKVDSHASKYKFEESQVPRLTDGDDWFHYIADRAAKLNCYGEEFAEMRERLGGIEPATDMETRRELQAEVDAAVFHAYGLDEEEMQFVLDDFHRVSNPRIMTEAYFEKVAEKYTYLGDVGSME, from the coding sequence ATGACTCTCCAGCAGATCACCGCATCCGATATCGCGGGCTGGGACTCTTTACAGGATATAGCGAACTCCTTTGAAAAACGCGGGCTCAAACCACGCCCGAAACTTGGGGGCGATAACGAACTCGTAGTCCAGCTTGATGATGACGAATTCATCGTCATTGTCAACGCGGGCCCCGGGGAGACTGCCACAGACTTCAAACCGGAAAATCGCTCACGGCATACCAACCTTGTTGCCACCAACGATTTCGAGATCTTCACCTTCATTACCCGAGTCCGAAGCTGGGAGGGGCAGCAGCACGGTCGAATTAAGCATCAAAAGATTTCGTTCTCGAAGGAGCAGTTCACGCGGGACAGCGGAGAGAAGAACACTATTCTCCAGAAGCTGAACTCGATCGAGTACGGTTCCTCTGCTGCGATATACGATACGCTCTACGACACGCAACAGGTCGTCAAGGAGTTCTATGAACAGTTCGAGGAACTCAGGACAGATCTCATTCAAGAGGTTACAGGCATCCCTGACGATCGGGGTGATGCGAAGCAACGATATGTGCAGGTCATTCTTGACCGGATGATATTCCTATACTTCATCCAGGAAAAGCGCCTCCTTGATCGGGACCCGAATTACCTTCACGAACAGCCGAATGAAGTCGTTGACGAGGGTTGTGACCACTACGAAGAGTTCTACGAGCCGCTCTTCTTCGAATACCTCGCAGAAGACAAACAGAACCCTGACTTCGGTAGTCTTCCGTACCTGAACGGTGGCTTGTTCGCAAGGAATCCTGTCGAAGAGGAGTTTGAGGACGCGAAATTAGGTGTCTCTGCCGAGGAAACGAACGGGCTCTTCGACGATATCCTCGACTTCCTCTCCGACTGGAATTGGAACGTAGACGAACGACTCGACATCGTCGATCCCAAGAACCTCTCCCCGGCGATCTTGGGCCACATCTTCGAGCAAACGGTCAATCAGAAGGAGATGGGGGCGTACTACACACCGGAAGAGATCACGGGGTTCATGGCCCGGCGGACGATCCATCCGTATCTGCTCGATCAACTCAACGAGGCTGTGGACGCGGACTATGACGAGATCGACAATGTGTTCGGATTCCCCGTGCCGGAGGCAGATACCAGCACAGAAGCTGTTGCCGATGGCGGAACCATAACTCAGCAAGTTCCAACGGAAAACGTCCAAACCAGCCATGTGGAGACTCTCTACCACGACATTCTGAAGGAAGCGCATATTCTCGATCCCGCCGTAGGAAGTGGCGCCTTCCTGCTCGCCGCACAGGAGGTGCTGATGGACCTATACATGCAATGCATTGAGTATTTCCAGCGGCTCGAAGCTGAAGGGAAAGGCTGGGAGTTGGAGAGTCGTAGCCGTGAAGAATTGGAGAGAATAGAAGAGGGACATGGAGGGGTCTCACTTTTCGCAAAGCGTTCTATCATCCTTCACAATCTCTATGGAGTCGATATTGGGGACGGGGCAGTCGAAATCTGTAAACTACGCCTGTGGCTGTCGATGGTCGCTGATATCGAGGACGAACCGAACGAGGTCGAACCCCTCCCAAATATTGATTTTAACATCCGTCAGGGTAACTCACTGATCGGGTTTACTGAGCTCCAAGAAGTCGCACGGGAAGATGCGGGCGACGCGTCACTCTCGAATTGGGGTGTCGGAACTGCAGTCAAAGATCTCTATGAGGATGTCATCCGGGAACAGGACCGCCATCGAGCTGCGGATTCTGCCCGTGAAGCGCAGAATGCTCGTAAAATGGCTGAACGAAAAATCGACACCCACAGCGAGGAGCTTAATGAGAAGATCCGCGATCAGTTCAACGAACTTGTCGATGAGGATATTTCTCTTGAGGAATTAGAGGAGTCCTCACCGTTTCATTGGGTGCTTGAGTTCGCGACAGTCTATCGGGAAGGCGGCTTTGATGTCATCATTGGGAATCCACCGTGGGATGAGCTGAAGCCATACCGGACGGACTTCTTCCCAAAGTACGATACTGAGTTTCGTAGCCGCCCACCAGGTGAAAAGGACAAGAAGGTAGAGGAGCTCTTAGAGAACCCTGAAATCGCTGCCGAATGGGAGAAGTTCCAGCGTGACAAGGAACGGCAAGCGACCTATATCAACCAGAGTGGAGAATACGAGTACCAGACACCAAGCGTAGAAGGACAACAGGTTGCACGGACGAACGACCTGTCCCTACTGTTCTTTGAGCGAGTCTATGATATCGTCAGAGACGGTGGTTATGTTTCACAGCTGCTTCCTGGTCCGTTCTTCAATGCCGCCGCTGGAAAGGATTTGCGAGTACATGCATTGGAAGAGTCTGAGATTCAGAGTATCATCGGATTTGAAAACCGCGGCATTTTCTCCGATATAGACACTAGGTATAACTTCGGTATCGTTACGCTCCGAACAGAGGGAAGCACTGATACTGTCCACGGAATATTTCATCAGACTTCCGTTGATGTTCTTCGGTCAATTGACGATGTAGCTCTAGAAATTCCAGCGCGAATCCTCAAAGAGTATTCTCCTGGAGCTCGAATTTTCCCCAACATCGAGGACCAGCAGGAGATCTCAGTGCTGGATAAAATTCTCCAGACACCACCATTGGCGACTGAAATTGAAGGTGCTTGGCGAACGGTCTTGTACAAGGAACTGGATCGAGGACGAGATCGGGATAGATTCATCGAAGACGAATCCAAAGGGGATTATCCGGTCTATCAGGGAAAGAATATTCACCAATTCTGTTATGAGTCGACCTACGTCGACGACCTCAAACCCATCTCTTTGTGGAGTGTCGATGAGGATAACGAGGAGCTGAGCGCGAAGCGTCGCGTTCGAGAGAAGAACTTCCGTGCCCGGGACGATGCGATCAGCCTGAAGAAGGCTATCTACAACAAGTTCGCTGATGACCCTGAGTTCCGCCATCTCCCGGCAAGTTCGCAGAAGCGGTTCGTCAATCGGTTGCTAACAGAAGAATTCGACCGCCCCGAACTTTCTTTGGAGGACATCCGTCTCCATAGTTCTGAGTACCGGCTTGTGCTTCGTGAAGTCGCTCGTGCAACCGACGAACGGACGCTCATTGCGGCTGTAATCCCACCGGGTGGAGTCGTCGTCCATACGCTGTACACGGTTCGACCATTCGAGGCAAACCCTAGCAAGGATGATCTTTCGGAATTCCCGATGCACAGCGCTTACGACCGTGTTTTCACTGAAAAGGAGCTTTTCGTCGCGCTTGGGCTGATCAATAGTATTCCGTTCGATTTCTTGATGCGGACAAAGGTTGATTCTCACGCCTCGAAGTACAAGTTTGAGGAGTCACAGGTCCCCCGACTCACTGATGGCGACGACTGGTTCCACTACATCGCTGATCGCGCGGCGAAGCTCAACTGCTACGGTGAGGAGTTTGCTGAGATGCGTGAGCGACTCGGCGGAATTGAGCCAGCGACGGATATGGAGACCCGGCGTGAACTACAAGCCGAAGTCGACGCGGCCGTGTTCCACGCATATGGGTTGGATGAGGAGGAAATGCAGTTCGTCCTTGATGACTTCCATCGGGTGTCGAATCCTCGAATTATGACGGAAGCGTACTTCGAGAAGGTCGCTGAGAAATACACTTATCTTGGAGATGTAGGCTCGATGGAGTAA